One Vespula pensylvanica isolate Volc-1 chromosome 3, ASM1446617v1, whole genome shotgun sequence DNA window includes the following coding sequences:
- the LOC122627733 gene encoding tropomyosin isoform X19, protein MDAIKKKMQGMKLEKDNAMDRALLCEQQARDANARAEKAEEEARALQKKIQTIENDLDQTQEALMQVNAKLEEKDKALQNAESEVAALNRRIQLLEEDLERSEERLATATAKLAEASQAADESERIRKALENRTNMEDDRVSLLEQQLAQAKLIAEEADKKYEEVARKLAMVEADLERAEERAEAGESKIVELEEELRVVGNNLKSLEVSEEKANQREEEYKNQIKTLTTRLKEAEARAEFAERSVQKLQKEVDRLEDEMVTEKEKFKEIGDGLDNAFFELYGV, encoded by the exons ATGGACGCGATCAAGAAGAAGATGCAGGGAATGAAGTTGGAGAAGGACAACGCGATGGATCGCGCCTTGCTCTGCGAGCAACAGGCTCGCGATGCCAATGCGCGTGCCGAGAAG GCCGAGGAAGAGGCACGtgcattacaaaaaaagatcCAGACTATCGAGAACGATCTCGATCAGACCCAGGAAGCTCTTATGCAGGTTAACGCAAAattggaagagaaagataaggcCCTACAAAAC GCTGAATCCGAAGTCGCTGCCCTCAATCGTCGTATCCAACTATTGGAGGAGGATTTGGAAAGATCCGAGGAACGTCTTGCTACTGCCACTGCCAAATTGGCAGAGGCATCTCAAGCAGCAGACGAAAGCGAACG GATACGCAAGGCACTCGAAAACCGAACCAACATGGAGGATGACCGGGTATCCTTGTTGGAGCAGCAGCTAGCACAGGCTAAATTGATCGCCGAGGAGGCGGATAAGAAATACGAGGAG GTCGCCCGTAAATTGGCCATGGTCGAGGCCGATCTTGAGCGTGCCGAGGAACGCGCCGAGGCAGGAGAGTC cAAAATCGTTGAACTGGAGGAGGAATTGCGCGTGGTCGGTAATAACCTGAAATCCCTCGAGGTCTCGGAGGAGAAG GCCAACCAGCGCGAGGAGGAATACAAGAACCAAATTAAGACCCTTACCACTCGTCTAAAGGAG GCTGAGGCTCGCGCCGAATTCGCGGAGAGATCGGTGCAGAAACTCCAGAAGGAGGTCGACAGGCTCGAAG
- the LOC122627733 gene encoding tropomyosin Per a 7.0102 isoform X24: protein MDAIKKKMQGMKLEKDNAMDRALLCEQQARDANARAEKAEEEARALQKKIQTIENDLDQTQEALMQVNAKLEEKDKALQNAESEVAALNRRIQLLEEDLERSEERLATATAKLAEASQAADESERARKILENRSLADEERMDALENQLKEARFLAEEADKKYDEVARKLAMVEADLERAEERAEAGESKIVELEEELRVVGNNLKSLEVSEEKANQREEEYKNQIKTLTTRLKEAEARAEFAERSVQKLQKEVDRLEDELVHEKEKYKYICDDLDLTFTELVG, encoded by the exons ATGGACGCGATCAAGAAGAAGATGCAGGGAATGAAGTTGGAGAAGGACAACGCGATGGATCGCGCCTTGCTCTGCGAGCAACAGGCTCGCGATGCCAATGCGCGTGCCGAGAAG GCCGAGGAAGAGGCACGtgcattacaaaaaaagatcCAGACTATCGAGAACGATCTCGATCAGACCCAGGAAGCTCTTATGCAGGTTAACGCAAAattggaagagaaagataaggcCCTACAAAAC GCTGAATCCGAAGTCGCTGCCCTCAATCGTCGTATCCAACTATTGGAGGAGGATTTGGAAAGATCCGAGGAACGTCTTGCTACTGCCACTGCCAAATTGGCAGAGGCATCTCAAGCAGCAGACGAAAGCGAACG CGCCCGCAAGATTCTCGAGAACCGTAGCTTGGCGGATGAAGAGCGCATGGACGCCCTTGAAAATCAGCTGAAGGAGGCGAGGTTCCTAGCCGAAGAAGCCGACAAGAAATACGATGAG GTCGCCCGTAAATTGGCCATGGTCGAGGCCGATCTTGAGCGTGCCGAGGAACGCGCCGAGGCAGGAGAGTC cAAAATCGTTGAACTGGAGGAGGAATTGCGCGTGGTCGGTAATAACCTGAAATCCCTCGAGGTCTCGGAGGAGAAG GCCAACCAGCGCGAGGAGGAATACAAGAACCAAATTAAGACCCTTACCACTCGTCTAAAGGAG GCTGAGGCTCGCGCCGAATTCGCGGAGAGATCGGTGCAGAAACTCCAGAAGGAGGTCGACAGGCTCGAAG
- the LOC122627733 gene encoding tropomyosin-2 isoform X21, with protein MDAIKKKMQGMKLEKDNAMDRALLCEQQARDANARAEKAEEEARALQKKIQTIENDLDQTQEALMQVNAKLEEKDKALQNAESEVAALNRRIQLLEEDLERSEERLATATAKLAEASQAADESERIRKALENRTNMEDDRVSLLEQQLAQAKLIAEEADKKYEEVARKLVMMEQDLERAEEKAELSEAKIVELEEELRVVGNNLKSLEVSEEKANQREEEYKNQIKTLTTRLKEAEARAEFAERSVQKLQKEVDRLEDEMVTEKEKFKEIGDGLDNAFFELYGV; from the exons ATGGACGCGATCAAGAAGAAGATGCAGGGAATGAAGTTGGAGAAGGACAACGCGATGGATCGCGCCTTGCTCTGCGAGCAACAGGCTCGCGATGCCAATGCGCGTGCCGAGAAG GCCGAGGAAGAGGCACGtgcattacaaaaaaagatcCAGACTATCGAGAACGATCTCGATCAGACCCAGGAAGCTCTTATGCAGGTTAACGCAAAattggaagagaaagataaggcCCTACAAAAC GCTGAATCCGAAGTCGCTGCCCTCAATCGTCGTATCCAACTATTGGAGGAGGATTTGGAAAGATCCGAGGAACGTCTTGCTACTGCCACTGCCAAATTGGCAGAGGCATCTCAAGCAGCAGACGAAAGCGAACG GATACGCAAGGCACTCGAAAACCGAACCAACATGGAGGATGACCGGGTATCCTTGTTGGAGCAGCAGCTAGCACAGGCTAAATTGATCGCCGAGGAGGCGGATAAGAAATACGAGGAG GTCGCAAGGAAACTAGTCATGATGGAGCAGGACCTCGAAAGGGCCGAGGAAAAGGCAGAATTGTCGGAAGC cAAAATCGTTGAACTGGAGGAGGAATTGCGCGTGGTCGGTAATAACCTGAAATCCCTCGAGGTCTCGGAGGAGAAG GCCAACCAGCGCGAGGAGGAATACAAGAACCAAATTAAGACCCTTACCACTCGTCTAAAGGAG GCTGAGGCTCGCGCCGAATTCGCGGAGAGATCGGTGCAGAAACTCCAGAAGGAGGTCGACAGGCTCGAAG
- the LOC122627733 gene encoding tropomyosin isoform X20, which yields MDAIKKKMQGMKLEKDNAMDRALLCEQQARDANARAEKAEEEARALQKKIQTIENDLDQTQEALMQVNAKLEEKDKALQNAESEVAALNRRIQLLEEDLERSEERLATATAKLAEASQAADESERIRKALENRTNMEDDRVSLLEQQLAQAKLIAEEADKKYEEVARKLVMMEQDLERAEEKAELSEAKIVELEEELRVVGNNLKSLEVSEEKANQREEEYKNQIKTLTTRLKEAEARAEFAERSVQKLQKEVDRLEDDLAAEREKNKLLQEEMEATLHDIQNM from the exons ATGGACGCGATCAAGAAGAAGATGCAGGGAATGAAGTTGGAGAAGGACAACGCGATGGATCGCGCCTTGCTCTGCGAGCAACAGGCTCGCGATGCCAATGCGCGTGCCGAGAAG GCCGAGGAAGAGGCACGtgcattacaaaaaaagatcCAGACTATCGAGAACGATCTCGATCAGACCCAGGAAGCTCTTATGCAGGTTAACGCAAAattggaagagaaagataaggcCCTACAAAAC GCTGAATCCGAAGTCGCTGCCCTCAATCGTCGTATCCAACTATTGGAGGAGGATTTGGAAAGATCCGAGGAACGTCTTGCTACTGCCACTGCCAAATTGGCAGAGGCATCTCAAGCAGCAGACGAAAGCGAACG GATACGCAAGGCACTCGAAAACCGAACCAACATGGAGGATGACCGGGTATCCTTGTTGGAGCAGCAGCTAGCACAGGCTAAATTGATCGCCGAGGAGGCGGATAAGAAATACGAGGAG GTCGCAAGGAAACTAGTCATGATGGAGCAGGACCTCGAAAGGGCCGAGGAAAAGGCAGAATTGTCGGAAGC cAAAATCGTTGAACTGGAGGAGGAATTGCGCGTGGTCGGTAATAACCTGAAATCCCTCGAGGTCTCGGAGGAGAAG GCCAACCAGCGCGAGGAGGAATACAAGAACCAAATTAAGACCCTTACCACTCGTCTAAAGGAG GCTGAGGCTCGCGCCGAATTCGCGGAGAGATCGGTGCAGAAACTCCAGAAGGAGGTCGACAGGCTCGAAG ACGACCTCGCagccgagagagagaaaaacaaattgcTCCAGGAGGAAATGGAAGCCACCCTGCATGACATCCAGAACATGTAG
- the LOC122627733 gene encoding tropomyosin isoform X30, which yields MDAIKKKMQGMKLEKDNAMDRALLCEQQARDANARAEKAEEEARALQKKIQTIENDLDQTQEALMQVNAKLEEKDKALQNAESEVAALNRRIQLLEEDLERSEERLATATAKLAEASQAADESERARKILENRSLADEERMDALENQLKEARFLAEEADKKYDEVARKLAMVEADLERAEERAEAGESKIVELEEELRVVGNNLKSLEVSEEKANQREEEYKNQIKTLTTRLKEAEARAEFAERSVQKLQKEVDRLEDDLAAEREKNKLLQEEMEATLHDIQNM from the exons ATGGACGCGATCAAGAAGAAGATGCAGGGAATGAAGTTGGAGAAGGACAACGCGATGGATCGCGCCTTGCTCTGCGAGCAACAGGCTCGCGATGCCAATGCGCGTGCCGAGAAG GCCGAGGAAGAGGCACGtgcattacaaaaaaagatcCAGACTATCGAGAACGATCTCGATCAGACCCAGGAAGCTCTTATGCAGGTTAACGCAAAattggaagagaaagataaggcCCTACAAAAC GCTGAATCCGAAGTCGCTGCCCTCAATCGTCGTATCCAACTATTGGAGGAGGATTTGGAAAGATCCGAGGAACGTCTTGCTACTGCCACTGCCAAATTGGCAGAGGCATCTCAAGCAGCAGACGAAAGCGAACG CGCCCGCAAGATTCTCGAGAACCGTAGCTTGGCGGATGAAGAGCGCATGGACGCCCTTGAAAATCAGCTGAAGGAGGCGAGGTTCCTAGCCGAAGAAGCCGACAAGAAATACGATGAG GTCGCCCGTAAATTGGCCATGGTCGAGGCCGATCTTGAGCGTGCCGAGGAACGCGCCGAGGCAGGAGAGTC cAAAATCGTTGAACTGGAGGAGGAATTGCGCGTGGTCGGTAATAACCTGAAATCCCTCGAGGTCTCGGAGGAGAAG GCCAACCAGCGCGAGGAGGAATACAAGAACCAAATTAAGACCCTTACCACTCGTCTAAAGGAG GCTGAGGCTCGCGCCGAATTCGCGGAGAGATCGGTGCAGAAACTCCAGAAGGAGGTCGACAGGCTCGAAG ACGACCTCGCagccgagagagagaaaaacaaattgcTCCAGGAGGAAATGGAAGCCACCCTGCATGACATCCAGAACATGTAG
- the LOC122627733 gene encoding tropomyosin isoform X15, which produces MDAIKKKMQGMKLEKDNAMDRALLCEQQARDANARAEKAEEEARALQKKIQTIENDLDQTQEALMQVNAKLEEKDKALQNAESEVAALNRRIQLLEEDLERSEERLATATAKLAEASQAADESERARKILENRSLADEERMDALENQLKEARFLAEEADKKYDEVARKLAMVEADLERAEERAEAGESKIVELEEELRVVGNNLKSLEVSEEKANQREEEYKNQIKTLTTRLKEATQREETFEGQVKILDSQLKEAEARAEFAERSVQKLQKEVDRLEDDLAAEREKNKLLQEEMEATLHDIQNM; this is translated from the exons ATGGACGCGATCAAGAAGAAGATGCAGGGAATGAAGTTGGAGAAGGACAACGCGATGGATCGCGCCTTGCTCTGCGAGCAACAGGCTCGCGATGCCAATGCGCGTGCCGAGAAG GCCGAGGAAGAGGCACGtgcattacaaaaaaagatcCAGACTATCGAGAACGATCTCGATCAGACCCAGGAAGCTCTTATGCAGGTTAACGCAAAattggaagagaaagataaggcCCTACAAAAC GCTGAATCCGAAGTCGCTGCCCTCAATCGTCGTATCCAACTATTGGAGGAGGATTTGGAAAGATCCGAGGAACGTCTTGCTACTGCCACTGCCAAATTGGCAGAGGCATCTCAAGCAGCAGACGAAAGCGAACG CGCCCGCAAGATTCTCGAGAACCGTAGCTTGGCGGATGAAGAGCGCATGGACGCCCTTGAAAATCAGCTGAAGGAGGCGAGGTTCCTAGCCGAAGAAGCCGACAAGAAATACGATGAG GTCGCCCGTAAATTGGCCATGGTCGAGGCCGATCTTGAGCGTGCCGAGGAACGCGCCGAGGCAGGAGAGTC cAAAATCGTTGAACTGGAGGAGGAATTGCGCGTGGTCGGTAATAACCTGAAATCCCTCGAGGTCTCGGAGGAGAAG GCCAACCAGCGCGAGGAGGAATACAAGAACCAAATTAAGACCCTTACCACTCGTCTAAAGGAG GCGACGCAGAGAGAGGAGACGTTCGAGGGACAGGTCAAGATCTTGGATAGTCAGTTGAAAGAG GCTGAGGCTCGCGCCGAATTCGCGGAGAGATCGGTGCAGAAACTCCAGAAGGAGGTCGACAGGCTCGAAG ACGACCTCGCagccgagagagagaaaaacaaattgcTCCAGGAGGAAATGGAAGCCACCCTGCATGACATCCAGAACATGTAG
- the LOC122627733 gene encoding tropomyosin isoform X23, producing MDAIKKKMQGMKLEKDNAMDRALLCEQQARDANARAEKAEEEARALQKKIQTIENDLDQTQEALMQVNAKLEEKDKALQNAESEVAALNRRIQLLEEDLERSEERLATATAKLAEASQAADESERIRKALENRTNMEDDRVSLLEQQLAQAKLIAEEADKKYEEVARKLVMMEQDLERAEEKAELSEAKIVELEEELRVVGNNLKSLEVSEEKATQREETFEGQVKILDSQLKEAEARAEFAERSVQKLQKEVDRLEDDLAAEREKNKLLQEEMEATLHDIQNM from the exons ATGGACGCGATCAAGAAGAAGATGCAGGGAATGAAGTTGGAGAAGGACAACGCGATGGATCGCGCCTTGCTCTGCGAGCAACAGGCTCGCGATGCCAATGCGCGTGCCGAGAAG GCCGAGGAAGAGGCACGtgcattacaaaaaaagatcCAGACTATCGAGAACGATCTCGATCAGACCCAGGAAGCTCTTATGCAGGTTAACGCAAAattggaagagaaagataaggcCCTACAAAAC GCTGAATCCGAAGTCGCTGCCCTCAATCGTCGTATCCAACTATTGGAGGAGGATTTGGAAAGATCCGAGGAACGTCTTGCTACTGCCACTGCCAAATTGGCAGAGGCATCTCAAGCAGCAGACGAAAGCGAACG GATACGCAAGGCACTCGAAAACCGAACCAACATGGAGGATGACCGGGTATCCTTGTTGGAGCAGCAGCTAGCACAGGCTAAATTGATCGCCGAGGAGGCGGATAAGAAATACGAGGAG GTCGCAAGGAAACTAGTCATGATGGAGCAGGACCTCGAAAGGGCCGAGGAAAAGGCAGAATTGTCGGAAGC cAAAATCGTTGAACTGGAGGAGGAATTGCGCGTGGTCGGTAATAACCTGAAATCCCTCGAGGTCTCGGAGGAGAAG GCGACGCAGAGAGAGGAGACGTTCGAGGGACAGGTCAAGATCTTGGATAGTCAGTTGAAAGAG GCTGAGGCTCGCGCCGAATTCGCGGAGAGATCGGTGCAGAAACTCCAGAAGGAGGTCGACAGGCTCGAAG ACGACCTCGCagccgagagagagaaaaacaaattgcTCCAGGAGGAAATGGAAGCCACCCTGCATGACATCCAGAACATGTAG
- the LOC122627733 gene encoding tropomyosin isoform X17, with the protein MDAIKKKMQGMKLEKDNAMDRALLCEQQARDANARAEKAEEEARALQKKIQTIENDLDQTQEALMQVNAKLEEKDKALQNAESEVAALNRRIQLLEEDLERSEERLATATAKLAEASQAADESERARKILENRSLADEERMDALENQLKEARFLAEEADKKYDEVARKLAMVEADLERAEERAEAGESKIVELEEELRVVGNNLKSLEVSEEKANQREEEYKNQIKTLTTRLKEAEARAEFAERSVQKLQKEVDRLEDEMVTEKEKFKEIGDGLDNAFFELYGV; encoded by the exons ATGGACGCGATCAAGAAGAAGATGCAGGGAATGAAGTTGGAGAAGGACAACGCGATGGATCGCGCCTTGCTCTGCGAGCAACAGGCTCGCGATGCCAATGCGCGTGCCGAGAAG GCCGAGGAAGAGGCACGtgcattacaaaaaaagatcCAGACTATCGAGAACGATCTCGATCAGACCCAGGAAGCTCTTATGCAGGTTAACGCAAAattggaagagaaagataaggcCCTACAAAAC GCTGAATCCGAAGTCGCTGCCCTCAATCGTCGTATCCAACTATTGGAGGAGGATTTGGAAAGATCCGAGGAACGTCTTGCTACTGCCACTGCCAAATTGGCAGAGGCATCTCAAGCAGCAGACGAAAGCGAACG CGCCCGCAAGATTCTCGAGAACCGTAGCTTGGCGGATGAAGAGCGCATGGACGCCCTTGAAAATCAGCTGAAGGAGGCGAGGTTCCTAGCCGAAGAAGCCGACAAGAAATACGATGAG GTCGCCCGTAAATTGGCCATGGTCGAGGCCGATCTTGAGCGTGCCGAGGAACGCGCCGAGGCAGGAGAGTC cAAAATCGTTGAACTGGAGGAGGAATTGCGCGTGGTCGGTAATAACCTGAAATCCCTCGAGGTCTCGGAGGAGAAG GCCAACCAGCGCGAGGAGGAATACAAGAACCAAATTAAGACCCTTACCACTCGTCTAAAGGAG GCTGAGGCTCGCGCCGAATTCGCGGAGAGATCGGTGCAGAAACTCCAGAAGGAGGTCGACAGGCTCGAAG
- the LOC122627733 gene encoding tropomyosin isoform X16, whose protein sequence is MDAIKKKMQGMKLEKDNAMDRALLCEQQARDANARAEKAEEEARALQKKIQTIENDLDQTQEALMQVNAKLEEKDKALQNAESEVAALNRRIQLLEEDLERSEERLATATAKLAEASQAADESERIRKALENRTNMEDDRVSLLEQQLAQAKLIAEEADKKYEEVARKLVMMEQDLERAEEKAELSEAKIVELEEELRVVGNNLKSLEVSEEKANQREEEYKNQIKTLTTRLKEATQREETFEGQVKILDSQLKEAEARAEFAERSVQKLQKEVDRLEDDLAAEREKNKLLQEEMEATLHDIQNM, encoded by the exons ATGGACGCGATCAAGAAGAAGATGCAGGGAATGAAGTTGGAGAAGGACAACGCGATGGATCGCGCCTTGCTCTGCGAGCAACAGGCTCGCGATGCCAATGCGCGTGCCGAGAAG GCCGAGGAAGAGGCACGtgcattacaaaaaaagatcCAGACTATCGAGAACGATCTCGATCAGACCCAGGAAGCTCTTATGCAGGTTAACGCAAAattggaagagaaagataaggcCCTACAAAAC GCTGAATCCGAAGTCGCTGCCCTCAATCGTCGTATCCAACTATTGGAGGAGGATTTGGAAAGATCCGAGGAACGTCTTGCTACTGCCACTGCCAAATTGGCAGAGGCATCTCAAGCAGCAGACGAAAGCGAACG GATACGCAAGGCACTCGAAAACCGAACCAACATGGAGGATGACCGGGTATCCTTGTTGGAGCAGCAGCTAGCACAGGCTAAATTGATCGCCGAGGAGGCGGATAAGAAATACGAGGAG GTCGCAAGGAAACTAGTCATGATGGAGCAGGACCTCGAAAGGGCCGAGGAAAAGGCAGAATTGTCGGAAGC cAAAATCGTTGAACTGGAGGAGGAATTGCGCGTGGTCGGTAATAACCTGAAATCCCTCGAGGTCTCGGAGGAGAAG GCCAACCAGCGCGAGGAGGAATACAAGAACCAAATTAAGACCCTTACCACTCGTCTAAAGGAG GCGACGCAGAGAGAGGAGACGTTCGAGGGACAGGTCAAGATCTTGGATAGTCAGTTGAAAGAG GCTGAGGCTCGCGCCGAATTCGCGGAGAGATCGGTGCAGAAACTCCAGAAGGAGGTCGACAGGCTCGAAG ACGACCTCGCagccgagagagagaaaaacaaattgcTCCAGGAGGAAATGGAAGCCACCCTGCATGACATCCAGAACATGTAG
- the LOC122627733 gene encoding tropomyosin isoform X22, protein MDAIKKKMQGMKLEKDNAMDRALLCEQQARDANARAEKAEEEARALQKKIQTIENDLDQTQEALMQVNAKLEEKDKALQNAESEVAALNRRIQLLEEDLERSEERLATATAKLAEASQAADESERIRKALENRTNMEDDRVSLLEQQLAQAKLIAEEADKKYEEVARKLAMVEADLERAEERAEAGESKIVELEEELRVVGNNLKSLEVSEEKATQREETFEGQVKILDSQLKEAEARAEFAERSVQKLQKEVDRLEDDLAAEREKNKLLQEEMEATLHDIQNM, encoded by the exons ATGGACGCGATCAAGAAGAAGATGCAGGGAATGAAGTTGGAGAAGGACAACGCGATGGATCGCGCCTTGCTCTGCGAGCAACAGGCTCGCGATGCCAATGCGCGTGCCGAGAAG GCCGAGGAAGAGGCACGtgcattacaaaaaaagatcCAGACTATCGAGAACGATCTCGATCAGACCCAGGAAGCTCTTATGCAGGTTAACGCAAAattggaagagaaagataaggcCCTACAAAAC GCTGAATCCGAAGTCGCTGCCCTCAATCGTCGTATCCAACTATTGGAGGAGGATTTGGAAAGATCCGAGGAACGTCTTGCTACTGCCACTGCCAAATTGGCAGAGGCATCTCAAGCAGCAGACGAAAGCGAACG GATACGCAAGGCACTCGAAAACCGAACCAACATGGAGGATGACCGGGTATCCTTGTTGGAGCAGCAGCTAGCACAGGCTAAATTGATCGCCGAGGAGGCGGATAAGAAATACGAGGAG GTCGCCCGTAAATTGGCCATGGTCGAGGCCGATCTTGAGCGTGCCGAGGAACGCGCCGAGGCAGGAGAGTC cAAAATCGTTGAACTGGAGGAGGAATTGCGCGTGGTCGGTAATAACCTGAAATCCCTCGAGGTCTCGGAGGAGAAG GCGACGCAGAGAGAGGAGACGTTCGAGGGACAGGTCAAGATCTTGGATAGTCAGTTGAAAGAG GCTGAGGCTCGCGCCGAATTCGCGGAGAGATCGGTGCAGAAACTCCAGAAGGAGGTCGACAGGCTCGAAG ACGACCTCGCagccgagagagagaaaaacaaattgcTCCAGGAGGAAATGGAAGCCACCCTGCATGACATCCAGAACATGTAG
- the LOC122627733 gene encoding tropomyosin isoform X18 codes for MDAIKKKMQGMKLEKDNAMDRALLCEQQARDANARAEKAEEEARALQKKIQTIENDLDQTQEALMQVNAKLEEKDKALQNAESEVAALNRRIQLLEEDLERSEERLATATAKLAEASQAADESERARKILENRSLADEERMDALENQLKEARFLAEEADKKYDEVARKLAMVEADLERAEERAEAGESKIVELEEELRVVGNNLKSLEVSEEKANQREEEYKNQIKTLTTRLKEAEARAEFAERSVQKLQKEVDRLEDVLVNERCKYKAIADEMDQTFADLAGY; via the exons ATGGACGCGATCAAGAAGAAGATGCAGGGAATGAAGTTGGAGAAGGACAACGCGATGGATCGCGCCTTGCTCTGCGAGCAACAGGCTCGCGATGCCAATGCGCGTGCCGAGAAG GCCGAGGAAGAGGCACGtgcattacaaaaaaagatcCAGACTATCGAGAACGATCTCGATCAGACCCAGGAAGCTCTTATGCAGGTTAACGCAAAattggaagagaaagataaggcCCTACAAAAC GCTGAATCCGAAGTCGCTGCCCTCAATCGTCGTATCCAACTATTGGAGGAGGATTTGGAAAGATCCGAGGAACGTCTTGCTACTGCCACTGCCAAATTGGCAGAGGCATCTCAAGCAGCAGACGAAAGCGAACG CGCCCGCAAGATTCTCGAGAACCGTAGCTTGGCGGATGAAGAGCGCATGGACGCCCTTGAAAATCAGCTGAAGGAGGCGAGGTTCCTAGCCGAAGAAGCCGACAAGAAATACGATGAG GTCGCCCGTAAATTGGCCATGGTCGAGGCCGATCTTGAGCGTGCCGAGGAACGCGCCGAGGCAGGAGAGTC cAAAATCGTTGAACTGGAGGAGGAATTGCGCGTGGTCGGTAATAACCTGAAATCCCTCGAGGTCTCGGAGGAGAAG GCCAACCAGCGCGAGGAGGAATACAAGAACCAAATTAAGACCCTTACCACTCGTCTAAAGGAG GCTGAGGCTCGCGCCGAATTCGCGGAGAGATCGGTGCAGAAACTCCAGAAGGAGGTCGACAGGCTCGAAG